A genomic stretch from Pseudoliparis swirei isolate HS2019 ecotype Mariana Trench chromosome 18, NWPU_hadal_v1, whole genome shotgun sequence includes:
- the LOC130208122 gene encoding rootletin-like isoform X2, translated as MSATENPDTDSNKLESVIQRLEESVLSEEKRLTVRGPSPDAPPTCLPARVREIVTMNLNDTSGAMSSVMSLQEENRVLQGELVRLEDLLAHSRADRDELAIKYGAISERLEQALRFETGDEDHDSLESRSLAQQNVDLRRRLDEEQAAYKRKLTAYQEGQQRQAQLVQKLQAKVLQYKKRCGDLEQMVQERSSELEKHKLSSASESSNGRHQDESSSYLEDALIRLEEEQQRSSSLSAVNGMLREQLEQAGLANEALSQDIRKLTADWTKAREELEQKESDWRREEESFHSYFSTEHSRLLMLWRQVVGFRRHVCEMKSATERDLSDMRNELARASHSAQVSCAGLSATLHTREAGAALVLEREKALQVQLEQQLRERVGEMMNLQTRTDAERSELNVRLSESVREAERLKGHIEERDREMVALMRRLEEQSGNDETEMQAMRAHTETLLDTMRDIAQTVLSDGESSSEADQDNSGAPLLALIRGFSHHRSSSSRRSSPSRASSLAPLSEAALSALRSAVTNKTLHLQDVRGRLLSAQSSVQQLRKQLSETDLAKRDADQRNQALQRERDAAQRERETTQREKERLKQERDTLASEKVSLEKNLQAAQSSNQMLQMDCEKLQLTVTSTQRERGHEREEKEAATQERQRAKAETQRIQKQWDQSESRASAQRGELSAVKETHQQVEIERQLLEREKAQLTEALARAEGSNAELSLLINKLQSEDAALRDSLAKMGSMNEGLAEDKTDLNNYILKLEEEKAILQAQKREAEQERLTIRDELVRLEQDRLELDSARIALHQSLQDVELTRVVTDAELQSIRAERFKLQEKVTQLCGEVTSLGSELTLARGEAQRTEVALEEAGRGRAELARDKAALVVQLTASERENTVLSEELTAFRSERESLETSLFEVQQQLVQVESRREQLETENQNLRVRCETAAAELRRVRSDGENLLAQAEREKQALTQTLNAAQLEAQQALRKAISEHQEEVERLVSEKEVVRHSLLMEHEGTLRRLRQDAEDQLHRAERESEELQDELRSLQHDRDQSLLQAETEKQQALSLKEAEKTVLSDRVSALQTELSAAALEAERMSREAAHCEEQEQVRIGTLTSELLELRSQLEDAASVHERELHSLRETCADLQSRADVALKELDQCRASLSANEECRDQLRRDVLDSERRLNQTQDAAENNRREGAELRRSLADVTKERDTLGQSNTQLRGTLRSAETERISVKRQCEEKEQRLAVLEENLSSNQKEVTELRSCLREVERSRLEARRELQELRRQLKVLDGEKEHRGREVAELQTRLSLEEQREEEKGKEVFTLRQKLTEAETARDSLKKELSVTQKGLLESESGWRGCERELTAQLQEARGCEKKMQDETKKLVLRAQAAQDSAALSILQLSEAQGRLAATEAELTRADAGRRDLEFRLSSLQSALTRTLGIGAGGRGGRGRSPGGSSTSPGAMSRHHSISPLRSSLSPPKGSASPERGETPLPLPQPELDPDTLRSDLRDFLLELRGAQRERDDALCQLGALQRELEELSGERDSALVRLTHLENTLQEYQEGKRGVDERLTTTHTLLQQQEEMVRRGDRERRALSDRVKDLERTLQTSEMDRKHTQDQLNKQRAAEMRLEAEKRRLREALEAAEARATRMELGRRSLEGELQRLKLSLGDQEADGQASQERHDSLVKQVAEGEASVSLLQREAERLSQALLKAQEGESVLNEKSSSLKKSLQEALAAHNSTHSCLTTLQKTLSVAEQDKRLLQDRMDDARASLVEGKRNMVVLTERAQSLQSELDQSELKREEVEAELNNTQEALRQRSAGAAEAQRSAQSAQAERAAVEERLRGLQRAVAMLETEKKDAERQAVRLEKDKDALRNTLDKVERQKLKTEEGSMRLSAEKSCLDRSLNSTEQELQEAQQQTLMLQTQLAEMEQSHSLCESLVRQRDEAQREAERLRTSFRDVERTLGTRERAHRHRIKGLEEQVSTLKEQLQQEMKRRQPSLPSSFLSPGK; from the exons ATGAGCGCGACGGAAAACCCCGACACCGACTCCAACAAGCTGGAGTCAGTGATACAG AGGCTGGAGGAGAGTGTTTTGTCTGAGGAGAAGCGGCTGACCGTCCGGGGACCCTCGCCAGACGCCCCCCCTACGTGTCTACCAGCACGAGTACGAGAGATTGTCACAATGAACCTCAACGATACCT CCGGGGCCATGTCCTCGGTCATGTCCCTCCAGGAGGAGAACCGGGTGCTGCAGGGAGAGCTGGTGAGGCTGGAGGACCTGCTGGCACACAGCCGAGCCGACCGAGACGAGCTCGCCATCAAGTACGGTGCCATTAGTGAGCGG CTGGAGCAGGCGCTACGCTTTGAGACGGGAGACGAGGATCACGATTCACTGGAGTCCCGCAGCCTGGCGCAGCAGAATGTGGACTTACGACGGAGGCTGGACGAGGAGCAGGCGGCCTACAAGCGTAAACTCACTGCATACCAGGAGGGTCAGCAGAGGCAGGCGCAGCTCGTACAGAAGTTGCAGGCCAAG GTACTTCAGTACAAAAAGCGGTGTGGGGATCTAGAGCAGATGGTGCAGGAGCGGTCCTCAGAGTTAGAGAAGCACAAGCTGAGT AGCGCCAGTGAATCATCAAATGGCCGCCATCAAGACGAGTCAAGCAGCTACCTGGAGGACGCTTTAATCCGTCTGGAGGAAGAACAACAGAG GAGCAGCAGTCTGTCCGCAGTGAATGGCATGCTGAGGGAGCAGCTGGAGCAGGCCGGTTTGGCCAATGAGGCTCTCAGCCAGGACATTCGCAAGCTCACCGCTGACTGGACAAAAGCCAGGGAGGAACTGGAACAAAAGGAGTCTgactggaggagagaagaggag TCTTTCCACAGTTACTTCAGTACTGAGCACAGTCGACTGCTGATGCTGTGGCGGCAAGTTGTTGGGTTTCGGAGGCACGTCTGTGAAATGAAGAGCGCCACTGAAAG GGACTTGTCAGATATGCGCAACGAGCTGGCTCGGGCATCCCACTCTGCTCAGGTGTCGTGTGCAGGTCTGTCTGCCACGCTGCACACCCGGGAGGCCGGAGCAGCTCTGGTCCTGGAGCGGGAGAAAGCTCTGCAGGTTcagctggagcagcagctgagagaGCGAGTGGGAGAGATGATGAATCTTCAGACCCGAACAGACGCAGAGAGAAGTGAGCTCAACGTCAG GCTGTCAGAGTCAGttcgagaggcagagagactaAAGGGACACattgaggagagagacagagaaatggTCGCACTGATGAGGAGGCTTGAG GAGCAGAGTGGTAATGATGAGACTGAGATGCAGGCGATGAGAGCTCACACGGAGACGCTGTTGGACACCATGCGGGACATCGCACAG ACggttttgtctgatggagagTCGTCATCGGAGGCCGACCAGGACAACTCTGGGGCTCCGCTGCTGGCGTTGATCCGGGGTTTCTCCCATCACCGCTCCTCATCTTCTCGCAGGTCATCCCCCTCTCGGGCCTCCTCCCTGGCTCCTCTTTCTGAGGCGGCGTTGTCAGCTCTGCGCTCTGCAGTCACTAACAAGACGCTGCATCTGCAG GATGTGCGAGGGCGCCTGCTCTCTGCCCAGTCCTCGGTTCAACAGTTACGCAAGCAGCTTTCAGAGACTGATTTAGCTAAACGAGATGCCGACCAGCGAAACCAagctctgcagagagagagggatgctgctcagagagaaagagagaccacacagagagaaaaggaacgcctgaagcaggagagagacacactggCCAG TGAGAAGGTGAGCTTGGAGAAGAACTTGCAGGCAGCACAGAGCAGCAACCAGATGCTGCAGATGGACTGTGAGAAGCTTCAGCTGACCGTGACGTCCACTCAGCGAGAGCGAGGTcacgagagggaggagaaggaagccGCCACTCAGGAGAGACAGCGGGCAAAGGCAGAGACTCAGAGGAT ACAAAAGCAGTGGGATCAGAGTGAGAGTCGAGCCTCTGCTCAGCGAGGAGAGCTGTCTGCAGTGAAGGAGACTCACCAGCAGGTGGAGATTGAGCGGCAGCTGCTGGAGCGAGAGAAAGCGCAACTTACTGAAGCACTTGCTCGG GCTGAGGGCAGTAACGCAGAGCTCTCTCTGCTGATCAACAAGCTGcagtctgaggatgcagctctCAGGGACTCTCTGGCCAAGATGGGAAGCATGAACGAGGGATTGGCCGAGGACAAAACTGACCTTAACAATTACATTCTCAAG ctggaggaagagaaggccATCCTGCAGGCCCAGAAACGGGAGGCGGAGCAGGAGAGGTTGACCATCAGAGATGAGCTGGTCCGGCTGGAGCAGGACCGGCTGGAGCTGGACTCGGCCCGCATCGCGCTGCACCAGTCGCTGCAGGACGTCGAGCTAACCCGGGTGGTCACGGATGCAGAGCTGCAGAGTATCAGGGCCGAGAGATTTAAGCTACAGGAAAAagtcacacag CTTTGTGGTGAGGTGACCTCTCTGGGATCAGAGCTGACTCTCGCCAGAGGAGAGGCCCAGAGGACGGAGGTGGCTTTAGAAGAAGCCGGCCGTGGTCGAGCAGAACTGGCTCGAGACAAAGCAGCACTGGTGGTCCAGCTGACGGCCTCTGAGAGAGAAAACACTGTTCTGTCAGAGGAACTAACTGctttcag GTCTGAACGGGAGTCGCTGGAAACCAGTCTGTTTgaggtgcagcagcagcttgtTCAGGTGGAGTCTCGAAGGGAGCAGCTGGAGACGGAGAACCAAAACCTTCGAGTCCGCTGTGAGACTGCAGCAG CTGAACTAAGGCGTGTTCGCTCGGATGGGGAGAATCTGTTGGCCCAGGCTGAGCGAGAGAAACAGGCTCTGACTCAGACTCTAAATGCTGCACAGCTGGAGGCCCAGCAGGCTTTACGCAAGGCCATCTCTGAAcatcaggaggaggtggagaggctggtctcAGAAAAG GAAGTCGTGCGTCACAGCCTGCTGATGGAGCATGAGGGCACCTTGAGGAGGCTGCGGCAGGATGCGGAGGATCAGCTCCAcagggcagagagagaaagcgaggagCTGCAGGATGAACTGAGAAGTCTCCAGCATGACAGAGATCAGAGTCTGCTGCAGGCTGAGACGGAGAAACAACAG gCCCTTTCTCTGAAGGAGGCAGAAAAAACAGTTTTGTCTGACAGAGTGTCCGCCCTGCAGACCGAGCTGTCAGCTGCAGCCCTGGAGGCCGAGCGAATGTCGAGAGAGGCAGCTCATTGTGAAGAGCAGGAGCAG GTCAGAATTGGGACCCTGACCAGCGAGCTGCTGGAGCTTCGCTCTCAGCTGGAAGATGCAGCTTCTGTTCATGAAAGGGAACTCCACAGTCTACGAGAGACGTGCGCTGATCTTCAGTCACGTGCTGATGTTGCTCTCAAAGAG CTGGACCAGTGCAGAGCTTCTCTCTCAGCTAACGAGGAGTGTCGAGACCAGCTGAGGCGGGACGTCTTGGATAGTGAGCGGCGTCTCAATCAAACTCAGGATGCAGCAGAAAACAACAgaagagagggggcggagctgcgACGCAGCCTCGCTGACGTCACCAAGGAGAGGGACACACTGGGCCAATCGAACACTCAGCTGAGAGGAACTCTACGAAGTGCAGAAACGGAGAGAATCAG CGTGAAGAGACAGtgcgaggagaaggagcagaggCTGGCGGTGCTGGAGGAGAATCTGTCATCTAATCAGAAGGAGGTGACGGAGCTGCGGAGCTGCCTGAGAGAAGTGGAACGGTCACGGCTTGAAGCTCGACGAGAACTCCAGGAGCTCCGCAGACAG CTGAAGGTTCTTGATGGAGAGAAGGAgcatagagggagggaggtggccGAGCTGCAGACTCGCTTGTCACTGGAGgagcaaagagaggaggagaaggggaaagAGGTTTTCACCCTCAGACAGAAGCTAACTGAGGCTGAAACGGCACGAGACTCCCTCAAGAAAGAA CTTTCTGTGACTCAGAAGGGCCTGCTGGAGTCTGAGTCGGGGTGGCGGGGCTGCGAGAGGGAACTGACCGCTCAGCTGCAGGAGGCGCGTGGCTGCGAGAAGAAGATGCAGGATGAAACCAAGAAGCTGGTCCTGCGCGCTCAGGCGGCTCAGGACTCTGCCGCTCTGTCCATCCTGCAGCTGAGCGAGGCCCAGGGCCGCCTGGCCGCCACGGAGGCGGAGCTAACCCGGGCTGATGCCGGGAGGAGGGACCTGGAGTTTCGTCTGAGCAGCCTTCAGTCTGCACTGACGCGAACACTGGGCATCGGAGCAGGCGGCAggggaggcagggggaggagcccGGGGGGGAGCTCCACATCACCAGGAGCCATGTCACGCCACCACAGCATCTCCCCGCTGCGCTCCTCCCTGTCGCCTCCTAAAG GCTCTGCGTCGCCTGAGAGGGGGGAGACACCGCTGCCTCTCCCTCAGCCAGAGCTGGACCCCGACACACTGCGAAGCGATCTGAGAGACTTCCTCCTGGAGCTGCGTggcgcacagagagagagg GATGATGCTCTCTGCCAGCTGGGGGCCCTGCAgcgggagctggaggagctgtcAGGGGAACGGGACTCTGCTCTGGTTCGTCTCACTCACCTGGAAAACACCTTACAGGAATACCAAGAAG GAAAGCGTGGAGTGGACGAGCGTCTGACCACCACTCACACTTTgctccagcagcaggaggagatggtgaggagaggagacagagagaggagagctctcAGCGACAGGGTGAAGGATTTAGAGCGAACTCTACAGACCTCTGAAATGGATAGAAAACAtacccag GATCAGTTAAATAAGCAGCGTGCTGCTGAGATGCGTCTGGAGGCGGAGAAGAGGCGTCTGCGGGAAGCGCTGGAGGCAGCTGAAGCCCGGGCCACCAGGATGGAGCTGGGGAGGCGCAGCCTCGAGGGGGAGCTGCAGAGGCTCAAACTGAGTCTGGGAGACCAGGAGGCTGACGGCCAGGCCTCCCAGGAGCGCCATGACTCTCTAGTAAAACAG GTGGCAGAAGGAGAAGCCAGTGTGTCTCTGCTCCAGAGAGAGGCGGAGCGGCTGAGCCAGGCTCTGCTCAAAGCTCAGGAGGGCGAGTCTGTACTCAATGAGAAGTCCTCTTCCCTCAAAAAGAGCCTGCAGGAGGCTCTGGCTGCTCACAACAGCACACACAGTTGTCTGACCACTCTGCAGAAGACGCTGAGTGTGGCCGAACAGGACAAAAGGCTTCTACAG GATCGAATGGATGACGCCCGGGCATCGTTGGTGGAGGGGAAAAGGAACATGGTTGTCCTCACTGAGCGCGCGCAAAGCTTGCAGAGTGAGCTGGACCAGAGCGAGCTGAAACGGGAGGAAGTGGAGGCTGAGCTCAACAACACTCAAGAG GCTCTACGTCAGCGCTCGGCCGGTGCCGCAGAGGCTCAGCGCAGCGCCCAGTCAGCTCAGGCAGAGCGCGCCGCCGTGGAGGAGCGGCTGCGTGGGCTGCAGCGAGCGGTCGCCATGCTCGAGACTGAGAAAAAAGATGCTGAGCGGCAGGCTGTGAGGCTGGAGAAAGACAAGGATGCTCTGAGGAATACACTGGATAAG GTTGAACGCCAGAAGCTGAAGACGGAGGAAGGCAGCATGCGGCTGTCTGCAGAGAAAAGCTGCTTGGACCGCTCTCTGAACTCCACCGAACAGGAGCTGCAGGAAGCACAGCAACAGACACTGATGCTGCAG ACTCAGCTGGCTGAGATGGAGCAGTCCCACAGTCTGTGTGAGAGTTTGGTGAGGCAGCGTGACGAAGCCCAGCGGGAGGCGGAGAGACTGAGGACCAGCTTCAGGGACGTCGAGCGAACGCTGGGAACCAGAGAGCGAGCTCACCGACACAGAATCAAAGGCCTGGaggagcag GTGTCCACCCTGAAGGAGCAGCTGCAGCAAGAAATGAAACGGCGGCAACCGTCTCTTCCGTCCTCCTTTCTGTCACCAGGAAAGTGA